The nucleotide window agtggttagcagtatgtccgctgtttagcagtatttcagactggaaTTACCAGACAGTAAAACGGCGACTAGGGATCCCACAAGTACTAGCACTTCACTACCAAGATGTTCCTTCAAGATGGTggcgcgtccacacgcagcggcttctctctgtcccgacagaacggtgttttcgtattttttgtcttgtgagtcgcagtgtttttgtacgtggttgtcgcgtctacctgtctgtaagcgcaaatacagtcgcgagtttctgtcctcaactcagaggactgtaagagactgttgtgtttttgtgttcacggaaacatggctcagcaaaagCGTTCCAGacggcgctattcagctcgaccagctgatgtgctatcgagcggacagagctctcgtcgcgggaggaaaaacctgCGGTggtgggctttgtgtttacatcaatgacacgtggtgccgcgatactgttgtgatcagcaaacactgctcacccctggtggagtttatgattattaagtgccggccgttctatctgccgagggaatatactgctatactgctcatttcggtgtacattcccccattcaacatcatcagcaacaggaacgacgcactaaatgaactgtaccagcacatcagtgagcagcagacagcacaccccgatgcttttctcatcatagctggggatttcaaccatgctgaccttaagagtgtgtttccaaaaatacaccagcacatcaactttccaacacaaggtaataacattttggactttgtttacaccacacagagaggagcttacaaagccctccccctcccccatctcggagcctcagaccacatcactgttatgctaatgcctgcatacagactgCTCATTAAAGCCGCCAAAtcagtttacaaacagattaaaatgtggccagaaggatcatcagagattcttcaggactgtttcaacacaactgactgggacatgtttaaacaggctgccacatgcaataacaccactgacctccaggagtactcagagactgtcactgcctacatcaataagtgtattgatgatgtaactgtCACAAAatccatcactgtccgggccaaccagaagccatggatgacaggggaggtctacagactcctgaagacacataacactgccttcagagctggagatgaggtgggcctgagaacagctagggccaacctgtcccgtggcatcagaaaggctaagagacagcactccaggaggatagctcaccaattcagcaacagcagagacactaggaacctgtggcaggggatacagaccattacggactacaagcccccaccacggacctgtgacaacaacatctctctgctaaatgagctgaacaccttcgccactttgagcaacaaaacagcaccactgcacagaagactccacctcctcccgacaaccaggtgatgacgctgacctcagacagtgtgaggagatccttcagcaggatcaatgcccgcaaagctccgggtcctgacaacatccctgggtgtGTACTGAAagtctgtgcagcagaactcactgatgtcttcacagacatttttaacatatcactgagtcaggctgttgttcccacatgctttaaaactaccaccatcatcccaGTCCTGAAGaggccatctccatcctgcttcaatgactaccgtcctgttgcacttacccccatcctcatgaagtgatTTGAacagctagtcatgcaccacatcaagtctgccctccccccctccctggaccctttccagtttgcatatcggtccaaccggtcgaccgatgatgccatctccactgccgtccactcagcactcacccatctggacaaaaaggactcatatgtcagaatgctgttcatagacttcagttcagcatttaacacaatcatccctcaacagctcatctacaagctaagtcagctggggctcaacacttcgctgtgcaactggctgttggactttctgactggaagacctcaggcagtacgggtcggcagcaacacatccagcaccatcacactgaacactggggcccccaaggatgtgtgctgagccccctcctcttcactctgctgacccatgactccacaccgtcacacagctccaacctctttattaagtttgcagatgacacaactgtggtgggtctcattagcaacaaatatgagacaaactacaggagtgaggtgagccgcctggccaagtggtgcagtgacaacaatctctctctgaacgttgagaagacaaaggagattgttgtagacttcaggagagcacacactcagcacgttcctctgaccatcaacggtgcgactgtggagagagtgagcagcaccaagttcctgggtgtgcacatcagagaggacctctcctggactgaaaacaccgcagcactggccaagaaatcacaacagcgtctctacttcctccgcaaaccgagaagagccagagccccatcccccatcatgtacaccttctacagaggcaccatcgagagcattctgttgagctgcatcactgtgtggtatggcgcctgcaacgcgtcctgccgaaagactctgcaacgcatagtgagagcagctgagaagatcattggtgtctctctcccctccctccaggacatctatggaacacgtctcacccgcaaagccctctgcatcgcaggtgatcccactcacccatcacacagcttcttcagcctgctaccatcagggaggagactgcggagtctccaggccaggactagctgactgaaggacagcttcaaccaccaggctgtcaggaagctgaactccctcccaaacctgccccccctcccctcttcttccccaggcaccactgaactatgaacccccccccccccccccactaattatatgatggcatgcactagtcacttgtgcagcattggtctgctcactcaccgctcactacctcattcggcatggaactgacgtcattccactacctcacttgtcactttaatcagacttaataagatattattaataagtgattttttttgcactaaaaaatattttaactgctctgttgttcacttcattgatttgcactatatctgtcatttaccttgcgctgctttatttaactttatttgtaattatgtCTTTTTTATCATTCCCATTTTGTATAGTCGTATCTACAGTTCATATttgatatagttatttttttaggctttaatgttaatgttatctgtatgcaccggggtctgagagtaacgcaatttcgattctctgtatgtatgtactgtacatgtggaaattgacaataaagcagacttgaacttgaacttgaactaccaagtcggtgctgaaaatgtaaaaatgtgatgatagcagcatctcccccgcagctgcgttcattcgcttccgtgttagtctaagcgcagggctccatactgtagccgaatatatactagtgtctgtgaatattaaactgcaaaatactatttaaatattactcctgcaaattctacatctctgtgggagACAGGcgcagatgcgcgggagctcACTGTTTTGCAGtctctgccgtgtgtcactatatgaggacacgaacacataaacagtcacttcatgagaatttaccgtttcatttgagaaaactgtcatatcataaacacagacactcaaagatcttcatggcgagtaaatttacaatatattaagctactgttgtagcctacagtatatttagctacgtctctatgtagtaatacgtctctattaataataataattatgcctagacagttgcttgttttttacttcttttgttgtaaagagattatctgattaatatagaattttttatattcctagacttatgttgcagttttttatacagttatattgtagaaataaaatactaaaaacttttttagtttgcggtgttagatttttggctgcatttgaagttcttttttacttaagaaaataatattactgtcaaattcatttCAGATAATACAAatgctgtaataaatacagtagttcaccatgtatttgttcatgttttatcaaGGGATAAgtcaccataaaataattctagcaatttacacagggctagtagtatatacagctgtatatacagatacacacccaggtatcggatcagtactcggtatcggccgataccctgagcccaggtatcggaatcggtatcgggaagagaaaaagggtatcagaACATCTCTACTTATctttgtaatgataaaaacttcctaatcatccggaagaaggaggcgggaaccggcgcacaatcaaaacattttaatatccaaaataaatacaaaacagcgcaccagcccctcgcggatgactggttcgcgcaaataaaaaccaaaccataaaataatgtcccaggcctggtcctctctcgtccttcacggtcgtcgctccagttttatatccttccatctcctacgtgggactcgagacaggtGGTAGGGCGCAGGTGCaactcatctccaatcactacacctggcctcactcctcgttcccacgtctctcggcccctccccactcgtcacaatcttatacaacaattcattaaaaagttaatattgttatttaagaCCAGAAGATAAAGACAGAGCAGAATTGTTAATCTCCAAGTAACCCTCAGCAGCATTTAATTTCTTTATACACATTTTGAATGAAGTTCGAAGGCTTTTAAAAGTGGTGCTGCACAGACCGATTGGTGCATGACATCAAAGGACCGCGAGAGCGATtaaaaagcacaaggagtcgtctggTGTCTTAGCTCTTGCgctactttgatgtcacacaccgatcagtctgatggtgatgacccaCTTCAAGTCAAACAAGTCGAAGGATTCAATGAaccattaataatacattattaaactTGTCAGTGCTGCCACGCGACTTTTATTAATcgatatttaaagtaaaaaagtgatgtgacatactgccaagtatggtaacccatactcagaattcatgctctgaattctgagtatgggtctttGTATTTGTATTACTACATTATTACAGTCAAGCCTGAACACAGGAAGCATTTTGTTacacaaaacattacaaatgtataaaatgtaacaaaaattatGCCAAATCAGAGGTTAATCCTTCTGGGTCTGATCTGATTTTAACTTCTTATTTCAGTCTTCTGAATCATTTTGTCTATATGGTTATAGCCATACCAATTCATTTGAGTATGTATAATtctctatgtgtgtgtctgtgagtgtgtgtgagcgcatgTATCTCTTTTACGCTCTTGATATTTTAGAGTGTAACCccttccttttattttttatatttacagtgtTACAGTCACACCAGTTCATAGGTGTGTGTGTACAAGTGTGTGTCCGCACATGTGTGagttggtaaatattttagaGTTTCACCCCTTCATTGCATTGCAATTTTTGTTTGCATTGTGGGggatttgtagattgtacacacaaaatgttctgtattttccccatttcccattcatttccattTTTGACAGAAGACCATAAGTGTAACTACTTTTGTATGATCACTTAGCTTTTTCGAATCATGCCCTcaatttttgtgtgtatgtgtgtttacatACCAAGTGCCATAAAGTTGGTCATGATGTTTCACAGCTCAACCATGTTTGAAATGTTGGTAAAGCCTGATGACGTGATAAATTTGAAGAAGTGGTATAAAGTCTTGAACATTAGAGAAGAAATCATTTGCCAGGATCACAGTGGATCGAATCATAACACTGTGAGTCATGATTACTTATGTAGAGCTATTgatatgatttttaaacatttgaatgtactttaaagtaatgcaaaatgcatattttttataataattaatttatgctgatcatatattaatttcttaaagttTCTTATGACACAACACTTTAAATATGATTCATTATTTTAACATTGACAATATGTAATATTAGCAGGATAAACTGGACATTTCCACTCAATCACAGCAATGGAGGATTATCATGAAATTTTGAGAAGTTGGACGAGAGTGATTTCTCTGGTCTTCTTCTACCTGACTTTTATCCTTGGTGTTCCTGGAAATGCATTTGTCGTGTATGTTGCTGGATTGAAGATGAAGAGGACTGTTAATGCAGTAGGGTTTCTCAATCTAGCGATTGCTGACCTCTTGTGCTGCCTTTTCACTCTTTACTATGTGACCGAGAGGAGTTTTAATGAAAACTGGGTGTATGGATCCATAATGTGCAAGATTTTCCCCTTCATTATGCTCATGAGCAGGTTTGCCAGCGTTTTCACACTGAGCTTGATTAGTCTGGATCGGTTTACTCGGGTGATCACACCGGTTTGGGCTCAGAATCATCGCAGCTTGTTCATCGCACGATTGTCCTGTGTATCGGCTTGGATTCTGGCTTCAATTCTCAGTCTGCCTTTTACAATGTTAAGAGAGacttacacaaaaaataataaaacatactgcCGGCTTTATCAACCTGATAAAGACAATTATGAATTGTATGGAAGGTTGAGCATCATCAGATTTGTGTTTGGCTTTTTGGTTCCTCTCATATGCATCACAACATGTTAcggattcattgcacacaaattaGGCAGGAGTCATTTTCACTCTGGACGAGTGTTACGTATAATTTTGGCTGTAATTGTGGCCTTTTTTCTGTGCTGGTTGCCGTATCAAATATTGCGTTTGATAATAATGTACGGAAAGAAATCAAGTCGCCCGGTGGCTTTAGCAGTGAATATGTTGACCATCTCTTTGGCGTATTTCAACAGCTGTCTGAACCCCAttctgtatgttttcatgggGCAGGATTTTAAGAGCAATGTTAAACTTTCTCTAAGACGTGTTTTTGAAAGAGTTTTCACTGAGGAGGGAACACAAGCATCACAATGCACACAgcctcaacacacacactcagtgtagAGAAGATATCAGCTcatttatactatatatactgttttctgttttctgattgatttgtattactattttgatgatgttttaattatttcttcTCTAAATTCATCAACTTGAAGTCAGCAAGTCATCTAACTCTGATTCATCATTCCTGTATGTTTCTCTCTGTATTGTTGATGTATTTTCAGTGATTGGTGATTTGTGAACTATCGTCAAAGCTTAATCTTACAACGATAGAATACTGATGCTTGATTTACTTTTTTGGTTGCTATCAGCTTAGAAATAGCTTTTAATATGAATTCATAAGAATGGCATGTGGTTTCTATGCTGaattcaacaagaaaaaaaatatatatacagaatttGCATTCACTTTAGTGAAGATATCGACTAATTTATTCAGTTTTCTGATTGATTTGTGTTATTATTCTAAAACTATTGAACTATTTCTCATCAGAATTCATCAAGTCAAACTTAGCAAGTCATCtaacatttattcatgatttctttttctttttctgtattgttcatatattttcagtgttttgtgATGAACTATAGTAATAGAATATTATGCTATAGTGTCTTCATTTGTTTGCTGTCAGCTTAGAtgaaatttgtaatatttcactaatAATGGCTTGTTGTTTCTATAATGAATGGATTAAGAagaatacatgtatatacataatttaaagcttgcatttatgaaaaaaaacttAAGGTTTATGATACACAGGATAACTTGGGCAATGTTGCTGTCAACAGCAACCATATCAGACACAGGGCTCACAACTGATCTAAAATATCCAGATATAAATATTACCCATTCTCAATGGGAAGTGCCCTAGCAACATTGTTCAAAAAAAGTTGCATGGCAAAATTTCCTCAAAATGTTgcctgtgtatcatcagcctaaaacatatttacatttttcatattccagttatgttttttttccctcacttTTGTGTTACATGGACTTGTCATAAATTACAACCAAAGTCTGTTatgtataaatagtgttttgCATATAAAGTGCAAAGataataatgtataaatgtaagTTCATTGGACTgtacaataaacattaaattaattttgagtgaaaattattataattattgcaaATAG belongs to Carassius gibelio isolate Cgi1373 ecotype wild population from Czech Republic chromosome B10, carGib1.2-hapl.c, whole genome shotgun sequence and includes:
- the LOC127966593 gene encoding C3a anaphylatoxin chemotactic receptor-like; amino-acid sequence: MMFHSSTMFEMLVKPDDVINLKKWYKVLNIREEIICQDHSGSNHNTNHRSLFIARLSCVSAWILASILSLPFTMLRETYTKNNKTYCRLYQPDKDNYELYGRLSIIRFVFGFLVPLICITTCYGFIAHKLGRSHFHSGRVLRIILAVIVAFFLCWLPYQILRLIIMYGKKSSRPVALAVNMLTISLAYFNSCLNPILYVFMGQDFKSNVKLSLRRVFERVFTEEGTQASQCTQPQHTHSV